In the genome of Raphanus sativus cultivar WK10039 chromosome 4, ASM80110v3, whole genome shotgun sequence, one region contains:
- the LOC130511243 gene encoding uncharacterized protein LOC130511243, producing MKKDAKKKKAKDSIGARVKRMKKKDGKSASSGPHSPSLLKSQDVVNLVIQAHGKSNLARTCTDDETPETVPEGWFCIHEKYISKCHLRFPLPTLFLDLLKHYQLALSQLFPSVIRVVNGFITRAKEEGVIVRLSELMSLFLIKESSSKDGGSWTYYLPCRPGLGIFKFTASDDDWRKKYFYVKIDPSTVPVEIEDPVKLSGKLTRALYRKLQHIPNTWGAYTTTRVGSARFPERYKASFPDSVTVAGLEVSEGESIFSVSSGASTSERTQSHKMPIQPSFRSRVLDDSWGLATLMRHMKRTGCALPSITNLANKEEYVEIAHCMGHLAGAINRAQFKFEETVHNAPNAGELAQVTELVRAIKMELDQARVQVSELQAEVKRLGSKADIQQGKIESQMMDIQVKGRKIAELESARKIAEYQVKELIASSQDNQRNKEAEVKLAVRRGKKEVADAYNKVLVSVKEKFSKKKDEVDLLIYAQELQTNTELLKDMLNNEIKSAEEEYNRLVTMMPEAFAAYEKAQYGSNLGLVGSYSAPVEATPGDDDKEMEEEVPDKEDDPVDEGAKKSSGDKEV from the exons atgaagaaggatgccaagaagaagaaggctaaaGACTCAATTGGAGCGAGAGTCAAGAGGATGAAAAAGAAAGatggcaagagcgcctcctctggACCTCACTCTCCCTCGCTGTTGAAGAGTCAGGATGTCGTTAACCTCGTCATCCAAGCTCACGGCAAGAGTAATCTAGCCAGGACTTGTACCGACGATGAAACCCCTGAAACTGtcccggagggttggttctgcatTCACGAGAAATACATATCCAAGTGTCACCTTAGGTTCCCTCTCCCAACCCTCTTCCTAGATCTCCTAAAGCACTATCAATTGGCCCTTTCCCAACTTTTCccctcggttatccgagtggTGAATGGATTCATCACCAGGGCTAAGGAAGAAGGAGTTATCGTAAGGTTGAGTGAGCTGATGAGTCTGTTTTTGATAAAGGAGAGCTCTTCCAAGGATGGCGGAAGCTGGACCTATTACCTTCCCTGTCGTCCGGGGCTAGGCATTTTTAAGTTTACcgccagtgatgatgactggcgaaAGAAGTATTTCTATGTCAAGATCGACCcttcgacggttcctgtag AGATTGAGGACCCTGTCAAGTTATCCGGTAAACTCACCAGAGCTCTCTATAGGAAGCTGCAGCACATCCCTAATACCTGGGGAGCTTATACTACCACGAGagttggatcagctaggttccctGAACGATACAAGGCTTCCTTTCCTGATTCAGTtacggttgctggtttagagg TCTCTGAAGGTGAATCGATATTCTCAGTCTCGTCGGGAGCTAGTACCTCAGAAAGGACTCAGTCGCACAAGATGCCTATCCAGCCCTcgttccgttccaggg TCTTGGATGactcgtggggtttggctacgcTGATGAGGCACATGAAGAGAACCGGGTGCGCCCTCCCTTCGATCACCAATCTTGCGAACAAAGAGGAGTACGTTGAGATTGCCCATTGCATGGGTCAT cTGGCTGGAGCTATCAATagggctcagttcaagtttgaggaAACTGTACACAATGCCCCCAATGCTGGTGAGCTAGCTCAGGTTACTGAGCTAGTCAGAGCTATTAAGATGGAGCTTGATCAGGCTCGGGTTCAGGTCTCTGAACTTCAAGCCGAGGTCAAGAGACTTGGCTCTAAGGCCGACATTCAGCAAGGGAAGATCGAGAGTCAAATGATGGACATCCAGGTGAAGGGTAGGAAGATCGCTGAGTTGGAgtctgctcggaagatagccgagtatcagGTCAAGGAACTGATTGCTTCGTCTCAAGACAACCAGaggaacaaggaagctgaggtaaAGCTAGCCGTTAGGAGAGGAAAAAAGGAGGTAGCTGATGCTTACAACAAGGTCTTGGTTTccgtcaaggagaagttctccaagaagaaggatgaagtcgaTCTTCTGATTTATGCTCAAGAACTTCAGACTAATACTGAGCTCCTAAAGGACATGCTGAACAACGAGATCAAGAGTGCTGAAGAGGAGTACAACCGCTTGGTGACTATGATGCCAGAGGCGTTTGCTGCGTACGAAAAGGCTCAA TACGGTTCTAACTTAGgcttggtgggttcttactcagccccagttgAAGCCACCCCGGGAGATGACGACAAGGAAATGGAGGAAGAGGTTCCTGACAAGGAAGATGATCCAGTCGATGAAGGAGCTAAGAAGAGCTCCGGTGAtaaggaagtttaa